A single region of the Brassica rapa cultivar Chiifu-401-42 chromosome A03, CAAS_Brap_v3.01, whole genome shotgun sequence genome encodes:
- the LOC103857765 gene encoding E3 ubiquitin-protein ligase APD1 isoform X2 produces MDPPPPHTFSGDLNRPDLGTASVAGVEQRVSCFAVVIIFWFFVSMAMIVGVYGPRNVWIGPNSSILIEPNTIFVQSVKVKELDDSKSGLELFGFYTSPPLDVVVNWSESRLASVSHNSYKEWPYYLNKGASLNISYRVKPEGRSLRLVVDEGTDSYQLLEEHASQNTALSWNLIRGSGVIEVKISKSSSYYVAVANSNVKDVEVELDIDVRAILYDTKQSFYKCTFSNGECTFNAMSLVGNSIVLTSPAPTQGASVEEEWCIRFSYQPRWTSYVVGTGLVTCFMLVAIQLWKRLQCDGEEIDQTQNDSARTRLLVNKDEDGSSMGSSNESFAADDADLEDFTGNEGEASNSTRRLCAICFDARRDCFFLPCGHCVSCYQCGTKIAEAAGSCPVCRRTMKKVKRIYTV; encoded by the exons ATGGATCCACCTCCTCCTCACACATTCTCAG GAGATTTAAACCGACCCGATCTTGGGACCGCTTCAGTGGCCGGTGTTGAACAACGCGTGTCCTGCTTCGCTGTGGTTATCATTTTCTGGTTCTTTG TGTCGATGGCTATGATTGTTGGTGTTTACGGACCAAGAAATGTCTGGATTGGACCTAACTCTTCCATTCTTATCGAACCAAACACCATTTTTGTCCAAAGCGTAAAG GTGAAAGAGTTAGATGATTCAAAATCTGGACTTGAGTTATTTGGGTTCTATACATCTCCTCCTCTTGATGTTGTAGTGAACTGGTCTGAATCTCGCTTGGCCTCTGTCTCTCATAACTCTTACAAG GAATGGCCATACTATCTGAACAAAGGAGCTTCGTTGAATATTTCATATAGAGTCAAACCAGAAGGCCGTTCACTTCGGCTTGTGGTCGATGAAG GAACGGACTCTTATCAGTTGTTGGAGGAACATGCATCACAGAACACAGCTCTCTCATGGAATCTGATTCGAG GTAGTGGTGTAATTGAAGTGAAGATAAGTAAGTCTTCAAGTTATTATGTGGCTGTGGCTAACTCCAACGTGAAGGACGTAGAG GTGGAACTGGATATTGATGTGAGGGCTATCTTGTATGATACTAAACAATCATTCTACAAGTGTACCTTCAGCAACGGAGAGTGCACATTCAATGCAATGTCTCTTGTTGGAAACTCTATTGTCTTAACTTCACCAGCACCAACACAG GGAGCATCAGTTGAAGAAGAATGGTGTATCAGGTTCTCATATCAACCTAGATGGACTTCATATGTTGTCGGCACAG gtttgGTGACTTGCTTCATGCTGGTAGCTATACAACTCTGGAAAAGGTTACAGTGTGATGGTGAAGAGATAGATCAAACCCAAAATGATTCAGCTAGAACACGACTACTTGTAAACAAAGATGAAGATGGTTCAAGCATGGGTTCGTCTAATGAGTCTTTTGCAGCAGATGATGCTGATCTTGAAGACTTTACTGGTAATGAGGGTGAAGCAAGTAATAGCACTAGACGTCTATGTGCCATTTGTTTTGATGCTAGACGAGATTGCTTTTTCCTCCCCTGTGGCCATTGCGTCTCTTGTTATCAGTGTGGAACAAA GATAGCAGAAGCTGCTGGGAGTTGTCCAGTCTGTAGAAGGACGATGAAGAAGGTGAAGCGAATTTATACAGTATAA
- the LOC103857762 gene encoding GDSL esterase/lipase At2g38180, whose amino-acid sequence MVGPGRPQIVLFGSSIVQYSFINGGWGASLADVYSRTADIILRGYGGWNSRYALKVLDQVFPKDAVVQPSLVIVYFGGNDSKAPHPSGHGPHVPLSEFIENMRKIGEHLLSLSDKTRVIFLSPPPMNETQIQLVFGNAIKGRSNEVCRPYAEALLNLCNEINVKSVDLWNAIQQQDDWLNTCFTDGIHFTAKASEVVVKEVLKVVKEADWKPSLHWKSLPIEFPFDFGVPNSLSLCEIELMRNDQLEPPP is encoded by the exons ATGGTTGGACCAGGAAGACCTCAAATCGTCCTTTTCGGTTCTTCAATCGTTCAGTACAGCTTCATCAATGGTGGCTGGGGAGCCTCTCTCGCTGACGTCTACTCTCGCACG GCTGACATCATCCTTCGTGGTTATGGTGGTTGGAACTCTAGATATGCCTTAAAGGTCCTTGACCAAGTCTTCCCAAAG GATGCTGTAGTACAACCTTCTTTGGTGATAGTCTACTTCGGTGGGAATGATTCAAAGGCTCCTCATCCATCAGGCCATGGACCTCATGTTCCTCTATCTGAATTCATTGAAAACATGAGGAAGATTGGGGAGCATCTTTTG AGCCTTTCGGATAAGACCCGTGTCATTTTTCTCTCTCCCCCACCAATGAATGAGACACAAATCCAATTAGTTTTTGG AAATGCAATAAAAGGACGGAGTAACGAAGTTTGCCGTCCATATGCAGAAGCGTTGTTGAATCTATGCAATGAGATTAATGTAAAAAGTGTTGATCTTTGGAACGCAATACAGCAACAAGATGATTGGTTGAACACCTGCTTCAC AGATGGGATCCATTTCACAGCCAAGGCAAGCGAGGTTGTCGTGAAGGAGGTATTGAAGGTAGTGAAAGAAGCGGATTGGAAACCGAGTCTTCACTGGAAGTCGTTACCAATTGAGTTTCCCTTTGATTTTGGTGTACCAAACTCCCTAAGCCTTTGTGAGATAGAGTTAATGAGAAACGACCAATTGGAGCCACCCCCCTAG
- the LOC103857761 gene encoding GDSL esterase/lipase At2g38180: MVGPGRPQIVLFGSSIVQYSFSNGGWGASLADVYSRTADVVLRGYGGWNSRFALRVLDQVFPKEAVVQPSLVIVYFGGNDSMPPHPSGKGAHVPLSEFVDNMRKIGEHLLSLSDKTRVIFVSPPPMNERQIELVFGDAIKGRRNEVCRPYAEALLNLCNEINVKCVDLWNVIRQQDDWLNTCFTDGIHFTAKASEVVVKEVLKVVREAEWKPSLYWKSLPIEFPFDYGIPNSLSLAELELFRNEQLELPPSTALL; encoded by the exons ATGGTTGGACCAGGAAGACCTCAGATCGTCCTCTTCGGTTCTTCAATCGTTCAGTACAGCTTCAGCAATGGTGGCTGGGGAGCCTCTCTCGCTGACGTCTACTCTCGCACG GCTGACGTTGTCCTTCGTGGGTATGGTGGTTGGAACTCAAGATTTGCCTTAAGGGTCCTTGACCAAGTCTTCCCAAAG GAAGCTGTAGTACAACCTTCTTTGGTGATAGTTTACTTCGGTGGGAATGATTCAATGCCTCCTCATCCATCAGGGAAAGGAGCTCATGTTCCTCTCTCTGAGTTCGTTGACAACATGAGGAAGATTGGGGAGCATCTTTTG AGCCTTTCAGACAAGACCCGTGTCATTTTCGTCTCTCCTCCACCAATGAATGAGAGACAGATCGAGTTAGTTTTTGG AGATGCAATAAAAGGCCGGAGAAACGAAGTTTGCCGACCATATGCAGAAGCGTTGTTGAACCTATGCAATGAGATCAATGTGAAATGTGTTGATCTCTGGAACGTTATACGGCAACAAGATGATTGGTTGAACACCTGCTTCAC AGATGGGATCCATTTCACAGCCAAGGCAAGCGAGGTTGTGGTGAAGGAGGTGTTGAAGGTAGTGAGAGAAGCGGAGTGGAAACCGAGTCTTTACTGGAAGTCATTACCGATTGAGTTTCCCTTTGATTATGGTATACCAAACTCGCTAAGCCTTGCTGAGCTGGAGTTATTCAGAAACGAACAGTTGGAGCTACCACCTAGTACGGCTCTACTGTAA
- the LOC103857765 gene encoding E3 ubiquitin-protein ligase APD1 isoform X1, with translation MDSAPPLLPYVSSSSSSNTEEEDVNQEFDPRFDHRYAGDLNRPDLGTASVAGVEQRVSCFAVVIIFWFFVSMAMIVGVYGPRNVWIGPNSSILIEPNTIFVQSVKVKELDDSKSGLELFGFYTSPPLDVVVNWSESRLASVSHNSYKEWPYYLNKGASLNISYRVKPEGRSLRLVVDEGTDSYQLLEEHASQNTALSWNLIRGSGVIEVKISKSSSYYVAVANSNVKDVEVELDIDVRAILYDTKQSFYKCTFSNGECTFNAMSLVGNSIVLTSPAPTQGASVEEEWCIRFSYQPRWTSYVVGTGLVTCFMLVAIQLWKRLQCDGEEIDQTQNDSARTRLLVNKDEDGSSMGSSNESFAADDADLEDFTGNEGEASNSTRRLCAICFDARRDCFFLPCGHCVSCYQCGTKIAEAAGSCPVCRRTMKKVKRIYTV, from the exons ATGGATTCAGCTCCTCCTCTTCTCCCCTAtgtgtcttcttcttcatcttctaatACAGAGGAAGAAGACGTTAACCAAGAGTTTGATCCCCGGTTTGATCATCGGTATGCAGGAGATTTAAACCGACCCGATCTTGGGACCGCTTCAGTGGCCGGTGTTGAACAACGCGTGTCCTGCTTCGCTGTGGTTATCATTTTCTGGTTCTTTG TGTCGATGGCTATGATTGTTGGTGTTTACGGACCAAGAAATGTCTGGATTGGACCTAACTCTTCCATTCTTATCGAACCAAACACCATTTTTGTCCAAAGCGTAAAG GTGAAAGAGTTAGATGATTCAAAATCTGGACTTGAGTTATTTGGGTTCTATACATCTCCTCCTCTTGATGTTGTAGTGAACTGGTCTGAATCTCGCTTGGCCTCTGTCTCTCATAACTCTTACAAG GAATGGCCATACTATCTGAACAAAGGAGCTTCGTTGAATATTTCATATAGAGTCAAACCAGAAGGCCGTTCACTTCGGCTTGTGGTCGATGAAG GAACGGACTCTTATCAGTTGTTGGAGGAACATGCATCACAGAACACAGCTCTCTCATGGAATCTGATTCGAG GTAGTGGTGTAATTGAAGTGAAGATAAGTAAGTCTTCAAGTTATTATGTGGCTGTGGCTAACTCCAACGTGAAGGACGTAGAG GTGGAACTGGATATTGATGTGAGGGCTATCTTGTATGATACTAAACAATCATTCTACAAGTGTACCTTCAGCAACGGAGAGTGCACATTCAATGCAATGTCTCTTGTTGGAAACTCTATTGTCTTAACTTCACCAGCACCAACACAG GGAGCATCAGTTGAAGAAGAATGGTGTATCAGGTTCTCATATCAACCTAGATGGACTTCATATGTTGTCGGCACAG gtttgGTGACTTGCTTCATGCTGGTAGCTATACAACTCTGGAAAAGGTTACAGTGTGATGGTGAAGAGATAGATCAAACCCAAAATGATTCAGCTAGAACACGACTACTTGTAAACAAAGATGAAGATGGTTCAAGCATGGGTTCGTCTAATGAGTCTTTTGCAGCAGATGATGCTGATCTTGAAGACTTTACTGGTAATGAGGGTGAAGCAAGTAATAGCACTAGACGTCTATGTGCCATTTGTTTTGATGCTAGACGAGATTGCTTTTTCCTCCCCTGTGGCCATTGCGTCTCTTGTTATCAGTGTGGAACAAA GATAGCAGAAGCTGCTGGGAGTTGTCCAGTCTGTAGAAGGACGATGAAGAAGGTGAAGCGAATTTATACAGTATAA